The Theileria orientalis strain Shintoku DNA, chromosome 2, complete genome genome has a window encoding:
- a CDS encoding ubiquitin-related modifier 1 homolog — translation MEQDFDDSETNISLEFSGGLDSLILNQERDLKLKIRGARVTIGQLIAYIRRNIIGSKKDFFSFSPELTSSSNTDGQSTDNVEDTGSHNSRDRVKVECNVALFNGYINRSEFCKIRPGVLVLVNDVDWELLEKEQTALENHQNITFISTLHGG, via the exons ATGGAGCAGGATTTTGACGACTCCGAAACTAACATTTCATTAGAGTTTAGCGGAGGGTTAGATtccttaattttaaaccaGGAGCGGGACTTGAAGTTGAAAATTCGCGGTGCCAGGGTGACGATAGGCCAGTTAATAGCGTACATACGGAGAAACATAATAGGTTCTAAAAAGGACTTCTTCTCATTCTCCCCAGAGCTGACCAGCAGTTCAAACACTG ATGGTCAAAGCACAGATAATGTAGAAGACACCGGCAGCCACAATTCACGAGATAGAGTGAAAGTGGAGTGTAACGTAGCGCTGTTTAACGGATACATTAATCGTAGCGAGTTTTGCAAGATCAGGCCAGGTGTGCTCGTGCTGGTAAACGACGTGGACTGGGAGCTGCTTGAGAAGGAGCAGACTGCCTTGGAGAACCACCAGAACATAACTTTCATATCGACTCTGCACGGAGGATAG